The Pogona vitticeps strain Pit_001003342236 chromosome 6, PviZW2.1, whole genome shotgun sequence genome contains a region encoding:
- the GABARAP gene encoding gamma-aminobutyric acid receptor-associated protein yields MKFVYKEEHPFEKRRSEGEKIRKKYPDRVPVIVEKAPKARIGDLDKKKYLVPSDLTVGQFYFLIRKRIHLRAEDALFFFVNNVIPPTSATMGQLYQEHHEEDFFLYIAYSDESVYGSM; encoded by the exons ATGAAGTTCGTCTACAAGGAGGAGCACCCTTTCGAGAAGCGCCGCTCCGAGGGCGAGAAGATCCGGAAGAAGTACCCCGACCGGGTCCCG GTCATTGTGGAAAAAGCACCCAAGGCTCGGATAGGAGACCTGGACAAAAAGAAATACCTCGTCCCGTCTGATCTCACAG ttGGCCAGTTCTACTTCCTGATCCGGAAAAGGATCCACCTTCGGGCAGAGGATGCACTCTTCTTCTTTGTCAACAACGTGATTCCCCCAACCAGTGCCACCATGGGGCAGCTCTACCAG GAACATCACGAGGAAGATTTCTTCCTGTACATTGCCTACAGCGACGAGAGCGTCTATGGCAGCATGTGA